One window from the genome of Tachysurus vachellii isolate PV-2020 chromosome 5, HZAU_Pvac_v1, whole genome shotgun sequence encodes:
- the fpr1 gene encoding chemerin-like receptor 1, with amino-acid sequence MYMNRTEMFFYNNSMGNGSEEDYYDDYDDEHEELRQSLNIMSLIVYCLAFVLGVVGNGIVIWVSGFKMKKTVNTVWFLNLAVADFLFTAFLPLSVAYTAMGFHWPFGRFMCKLNSTLSFLNMFASVYILVVISVDRCISVVRPIWAQNHRSVSCASGLSLGVWIFALLLSSPYFVFRDIAPDYNNQNVINCFNNFAFSDDYETTEVVELRLLRHRAMIITRFLLGFVVPFSIIVSCYAIIIHRLKRNRSMSGRTGRPFKIIAAVITAFFLCWAPYHILVLIEMAHHMAPKNSPTLEHITTIGIPIATSLAFLNSCLNPLLYVFIGQDFKDKVRKSILKVLETAFTEEVSRTNTYTNSMLNTRIKDQGSKSFSDVEL; translated from the coding sequence ATGTATATGAACAGGACAGAGATGTTCTTCTATAACAACTCCATGGGAAATGGCTCAGAGGAAGACTATTATGATGACTATGATGATGAGCATGAAGAACTTAGGCAATCACTAAACATCATGTCACTCATAGTTTACTGTTTAGCCTTTGTGCTTGGAGTTGTTGGGAATGGCATTGTGATCTGGGTGTCTGGATTCAAGATGAAGAAGACAGTGAATACAGTTTGGTTTCTCAACCTGGCAGTAGCAGACTTCCTATTCACTGCCTTCTTGCCTCTCAGTGTGGCTTACACAGCCATGGGTTTCCACTGGCCATTTGGACGCTTTATGTGCAAGCTCAACAGCACACTCAGTTTCCTCAATATGTTTGCCAGCGTGTACATTCTGGTGGTGATTAGTGTGGACCGTTGCATATCAGTTGTTCGTCCAATATGGGCGCAGAACCATCGAAGTGTCAGTTGCGCATCCGGACTGAGCCTTGGCGTCTGGATATTTGCTTTACTCTTGAGCTCTCCCTACTTTGTCTTCAGGGACATTGCTCCGGACTACAATAATCAAAATGTTATTAACTGCTTTAACAACTTTGCCTTTTCTGATGATTATGAGACTACAGAAGTGGTGGAGCTCCGTCTCCTTCGGCACCGTGCTATGATCATCACACGTTTTCTTCTTGGCTTTGTAGTGCCTTTTTCAATTATTGTCTCCTGCTATGCAATCATCATCCATCGACTCAAAAGAAACCGTTCAATGTCTGGTCGCACAGGGCGGCCTTTTAAGATCATTGCTGCTGTGATCACAGCTTTTTTCCTATGCTGGGCTCCATACCACATCCTGGTGCTGATCGAGATGGCTCACCACATGGCCCCCAAGAATAGCCCCACTCTGGAGCATATAACTACTATTGGCATTCCTATTGCCACTAGTTTGGCTTTTCTCAACAGCTGCCTGAATCCATTATTATATGTGTTCATAGGTCAGGATTTCAAAGATAAGGTGCGGAAGTCTATATTGAAAGTGCTGGAAACAGCATTTACAGAGGAGGTATCACGCACTAACACCTATACAAACTCCATGCTCAACACCCGCATCAAAGACCAAGGAAGTAAGTCCTTTTCGGATGTAGAGCTGTAA